A genomic segment from Triticum dicoccoides isolate Atlit2015 ecotype Zavitan chromosome 1A, WEW_v2.0, whole genome shotgun sequence encodes:
- the LOC119295349 gene encoding transcription factor MYB77-like, with protein sequence MHNPRGSRNRQTETDAARERRGGMPDGGGGSDGAGAGAGRIKGSWSPEEDELLRDAVARHGARNWTVISAEIPGRTGKSCRLRWCNQLSPGVHRRAFTPDEDRLIFDLHSKHGNKWATIARKLVGRTDNSVKNHWNSTLRKRRRAAAAAATAGNAAGGPAFAPASAMSFQSVDLTKGGEDDYDDDDGDSDGSVEPPASAKRPRVDVVPPAVKVDDRAPPPDPPTSLSLSLPGTGVGAVIPPTPPAPVPAPAPAKEPWMESARAMLEQNPWFMEAMKRMVEDEVRRQMGSVCSIMASLGRAGAAAATLPTARVDRSETHPAGGRDQRTDG encoded by the coding sequence ATGCACAACCCCCGCGGCAGCCGCAACCGACAGACCGAGACCGACGCGGCtagagagaggagaggaggcatGCCGGACGGCGGGGGCGGGTCGGATGGCGCGGGCGCGGGGGCGGGGAGGATCAAGGGGTCGTGGAGCCCCGAGGAGGACGAGCTGCTGCGCGACGCCGTGGCGCGCCACGGGGCCCGGAACTGGACCGTCATCAGCGCCGAGATCCCCGGCCGGACGGGCAAGTCCTGCCGCCTGCGCTGGTGCAACCAGCTCAGCCCCGGGGTGCaccgccgcgccttcacccccgacgaGGACCGCCTCATCTTCGACCTCCACAGCAAGCACGGCAACAAGTGGGCCACCATCGCGCGCAAGCTCGTCGGCCGCACCGACAACTCCGTCAAGAACCACTGGAACTCCACGCTCCGGAAGCGCCGCAGGGCGGccgcggccgccgccaccgccggcaacGCGGCGGGCGGGCCCGCCTTCGCGCCCGCCTCTGCCATGTCGTTCCAATCTGTGGATCTCACCAAGGGCGGGGAGGACGactacgacgacgacgacggcgacagcGACGGCTCGGTGGAACCGCCCGCCAGCGCCAAGCGGCCCCGCGTGGACGTCGTCCCTCCCGCGGTGAAGGTGGACGACCGGGCGCCGCCGCCCGACCCGCCCACGTCGCTGTCGCTCAGCCTGCCGGGAACCGGGGTCGGCGCCGTCATCCCGCCGACTCCCCCGGCGCCGGTGCCAGCGCCAGCGCCGGCGAAGGAGCCCTGGATGGAGAGCGCGAGGGCGATGCTGGAGCAGAACCCGTGGTTCATGGAGGCGATGAAGCGGATGGTCGAAGACGAGGTGCGGCGGCAAATGGGCAGCGTGTGCTCCATCATGGCGTCCCTGGGcagggccggcgcggcggcggccacCCTGCCGACGGCCAGGGTCGACCGATCAGAAACGCACCCGGCAGGCGGTCGAGACCAACGGACGGACGGATAG